The sequence aaaaagtgaagttcttcaggaaaacatgtaactccacaacctcaaaaggaatcctacaagaacaaaggtaatcctccaagacaaaaaaggtaaatccacaatgtggaaggtaaagcacaaaaagcctcaaaagatactcaaaaaacaaccaaacaagaacaaaaaacagaattccacaagagagtccaccaggatcaacaagagttctcagagtactagggctgggtgctataacatacaaacacagagcaaagaacagaggaaaacaaagggtttaaatacaatcaggggaaacgaggcacaggtgcaaataataatggggatcaagggaaaacaaaaggtcaaaaggcacaatgggggcatctagtaaccaaaaaccggaacaaccctggccaaatcctgacaggcaCTCCAGTCTTTCCTCTTTTGTTCTCTATTGCTCCACTATTGTTCTTCAAGCAAAGGGGAGGCTGATGACAtcacttttttttacatttacgcTTTCCTATCTGACCAACTCATTGAATGCCCTACTCCTTGAAGTTTGCAGTTGTCTAAAAAACAATATTTTGCTCAAAACATATACATTTTTGACCCTTTAGTGTGTGTcctttactgtatttatactttgGATATTGCTTTTCAACAGTAAAAGTTCAAAAATAGCTGGAGGACTTCTTTAAAACtggtagtgtatttgaggttaaaGGCTTCGGccatttgtaatttccactttattTGAGACTTGATTTTTCCTTATGAAACATGTATCTACCCCTACAAAAATGCCCATTaactataatccacataataattcacatttactgttgctgcaggattatttacCTGTTGTAACAAACTGGCTAAAATTAAGATCATATATATGTAACCTCAAACTTAGACTGTAACTGTCCTGTGAACTGCGCTtaacttgggcaggagctcaccggaaCTGAGTCCGGACACCTTACTACTTTAGTTCCTGCACCTCTTACATACTATTAACTAAATATTAACCTATTAGCTAAATATAAACCTATTAGCTAAAAATAACAACCTACAGGGTTTAACTCTGAGTACTGCCACCTATTttagtccaagtcaagcactaaCTGTGAAGTGGTACATAAATGCTTGATTATGATCACCTTGCTCTGCTCTTTGACCTCTCAGATGGTAGCAGTCAGATGTAATAACATTGTGTCAATTGTGTTGGGCTGATATTATTAGATCAGAGATGGATTGTGAGTGACAAATCCCAGTGGTGGGAACACCTGAGAGATTACCCTGGTCTTAGGTTTCTGCTTTTAAACTATGAAAAACTacacaaaaatctctgaaactggaaacacttatctccctcactagctttaagcaccagctatcagagcagctcacagattactgcacctgtacatagcccacctataatttagcccaaacaactactcctttccctactgtatttattttatttattttgctcctttgcaccccattatttttatttctactttgcacattcttccactgcaaatctaccattccagtgttttacttgctatattgtatttactttgccaccatggccttttttttgttgcctttacctcccttatctcacctcattttctcacatcgtatatagacttgtttctactgtattattgactgtatgtttgttttacgccatgtgtaactctgtgtcgttgtatgtgtcgaaatgctttgcttaatcttggccaggtcgcaattgtaaatgagaacttgttctcaacttgcctacttggttaaataaaggtgaaataaatttaaaaaatagacCAACACTTGGATAAAGTCAAAGGCTAAGACTAATAGAGAATGTACCTCCTTCTCCTTGTCACTGTCAGCATACTCTGATACATCACTGTCCCCTGGTGAACAGAAGTAGAACGTTTGCATTTTCAGTCAACACAGTACGTCGCCGGTGCTGTAGAGGGCAGATGTACAATTTATTGCAGTTGTGTGTACAGTGTACAATACTTTGAAGGAAGGACCCCCGCCTTCCCCGGCTGAGGAAAATGGCCGACGTAGAGCTGGAAATCGAGTCTACAAGAATGAATAATAATGGAAACGAACACGTGTAAGACATTTTAGAGGATTACACAGTCATGCAATTTATTTGTTGTGCGTTTATTCGGCTCAGTGATTTTGGCAAGTCAACGTTGTGGTCGTTGTATCTGTTTTCTTCAGCATTAAAACAGTACtaggctagctagcttgctaactatATAGAGCTAGCCTGCCATCTCGACTTAGCTAGCACCGAGTGGTCGAACGTGTTTGCTGACATGTTTACATGTTTTCTATACATAAACCACAgataaactataccataaaccATTCAAACCCTAGTGCCATAACATGTGCCTTTATATTCTAGCTATTTTGCtcgctagctatctagctaacaatACCAATTGCATCAGTAAGAAGTTAAGGTAGCAAGCTAGCCAGTGTTTGCGAGCAAGCTAACACGTTAGCTGGGTAATTCTCACAAAACTTGACATTTGACCAAACAATTTAACATTTTCACGAAATGTTATATTGGATCACTGAGATTAGGATATGTAGTTATCTATTTTATGATTATTCTtatgttgttttgtttttacagTTATGCATTTTACCTAAATTTCCACAACTACCAATACAAAAATGCTCCATACTGTAACGTTACACTAACCGTTTTCAGTCCAAAAAAGTTGAACAAAtccatattttatatatatttttacattaatatttttattttcccGTAATGAAAAGGCCTGAGTTAAACATAGCactgaaaataaaaaatataaaaaatacaattatttttatgtattttgtAATTTCTCATTACCATAACATAGCGGTTTTAATATTTTGTCATCACTTGTGTATACATGTTTATTTTTATCTACACATATTTGGATAAAGAACAAAAGTAAAACTATTAGATTAAGCCAAAGTTGTATTTTTCCTAATATTTCAAAAACAAATGGTGCATTATGGTAATGATGAGCAGGTTTTTGAGACTGCATGTTTCGGTAATGAGTGTTGGATAGTTTGCCATTGAAAAACTCTACTTATCTCTCTGAGATTTAGTAATTTGTTCATCCCAAATGATTTGCATAATACTAAAATCACTAATGCAATTTACTAAAATACCCCTTAATTACAGTACAAGTACTGTAATCACATGCATATATTTTCAAAAGtaagatttatttttatttttaaggtCTTTACAGGTAGTATTGCTGTATTTGGACATTTGTGTTTGTAAGGAATTTTAGATGTATTTCTGGATTGAATGGGATGCTAGGGGCAAACGGCATAACACAATATGCCTATAAAGTATCTAAATACATGAGATATGGACCAAAAACTGTCTTGGGGatattaaaggtagactcagcgatatgacgtagctgcagaaagtaaacagcattAGGGGGTCAATTTCCGCCacaactaagagcgttgaagCGTAAACCCCAAATTCTCCTCTGTTCTGGTGCCCTGACTACCATGCTGTGAACAGCATGAAGCGAACCCATGCACAGATACTGTGTATCACTGTTTTAGAGCTAAGTCTTGCGTctcgctcatctcaatatctgcggTGCTGCTCATGGCAATGTCAttttgctgagtctacctttaaacaacagtatacagtggcaagaaaaagtatgtgaacctagacttctgcataaattggtcataaaaatGGATCTGGTCTTCATTAAGTCAcgacaatagacaaacacagtctgcttaaactaataacacccaaacaattatacgttctcatgtctttattgaacaaacCATGTTAACactcacagtgcagggtgggaaaagtatgtgtaACTGGTTGACCCTACTTTGGCagtaataacctcaaccaaacattttctgtagttgtggatcagacctgcacaatggtcaggaggaattttggaccattcctctttacaaaactgtttcagttcagcaatgttcttgggatgtctggtgtgaaccgctctcttgaggtcatgccacagcatctgtcaggactctgactgggccactccagtaGGTGTATTTTCTTCTTCCTGTTGCATCACCAAACTTCTTTTGAGCTTCAGTTGGCAGACAGCCTTACATTATCCTGCAAattgtcttgataaacttgggaattcatttttgtGTTGATGATAGCatgctgtccaggccctgaggcagcaaagcagctccaaaccatgatgctcccttcaccatactttacagttgggatgaggttttgatgttggtgtgctgtgcctttttttctccacacatagtgttgtgtgttctttccaaacaactcaactgtagtttaatctgtccacagaatattttcccagtagcgctgtggaacatccagatgctcttttgcaaacttcagacgtgcagcaatgtttttttggggaCAGCAGTGACTTCTTCTGTGGTATCCTcccaccattcttgtttagtgttttacgtatcgtagactcatcaacagagatgttagcatgttccagaagTTTcatggggcgacagggtagcctagtggttagagcgttggactggtaaccgaaaggttgcaagttcatatcccgagctaacaaggtacaaatgtgtcgttctgcctctgaaaaggcagttaactcattgaaaataagaatttgttcttaactgacttgcttagttaaataaaggtaaaataaaaagttatttaagtctttagctgacacttaAGATTCTTCTTAACCCCATTAAGAAAAATGGGTttaagggtagcctagtggttagagcgttggacagagtagcaacagtgctgaactttctctatTTGTATTACCGTGGACTGACTAACATCAAGGcatttagagatacttttgtaaccctttccagctttatacaAGTCAACAATTCGTAAACTTGGGTCTTCTGAGAACTCTTTTGGTCGAggtatggttcacatcaggcagtGCTTCTTGTGAAAAGCAaacttgtcatgtcagtcattacAGACCTATTTATAACAATTTTGTGAGTGGTTTTTATAGGGCAGGTCAgttctaaccaacatctccaatctcgtctcaatgattgtactccaggttagctgactcctgactccaatttgcttttggagaagtcattatgttttccaacctacactgtaaatgtttaaattatgtattcaatatagacaagaaaaatacaataatttgtgttattagtttaagcagactgtgtttgtctgttgttgtgacttagatgaagatcagatcaaattttaagaccaatttatgcagaattCCAGATAATTCcagagttcacatactttttcttgccactataGGCGAGTGTGAAAACAAGTACAGATGTAAAAATGGTGGATATCCTACTTTAAGGGCTTGGGTTGCTCTTTGCTGAAACACGAACTGCCGATTGTGGCTTAAAGTAAGTTATATTTCTTGTACGTAATCAAATGTTGTTTTTACAAACAAATCAAGGTTTAAGGAATGGGCCTAGTAAAAAGATAAAGTTTCCAGTACAGCTCACCAATTGACTATAAATGAGACTTAATTTATTATCATTACTGAAATTAAAGGTTCTTATTATCGAAACTGACCTAAAAATGATGTTGTAATGAGAAATGTGTTTTGGTAATGAGTACCTTAACTCAATATGCAAATAATAGGAGACAGCCATTATGAGTCAGAAAACAATTGACCCATTCACACCTCCATGTTGGTAAGGTAATGGTTCTGAGTTTTGAACTACTCGTCACCCCCTTTTTATTccatgctggctgaagacctagctagctagtaactgtctaacaccagacacagatgaaagggGAGACATATAACACAGGAGTTTGGTGGCACCTTAGATTTGTCATATTCATTATTCATTCATGATTCATTAAATTTGCTGACACCCTACAGTCAAATGTTGGCACCAGTAGAGTAGCTACAGTATCTAGCTATATAAACCACGCCCCTCCACAAACACGCCTTCTCCGATGTTGGTTACAAGGCTGTACTTATTTAAATTCGGTAAGAGAATATCATGTTACCATTGATGTATTACAATGAGAGTTGGGGTGATGTCACCCTATCCCCTTCATAATCCCGCCTCCTGAatccaagtgtttgacatggggaagaggaccagtaactttatgatcaaactTCATCAATGTAGAAGCAACAGTGATTTTTCATACTTTGGTAATtatacttgtttaaaaaaaaataatcctttatttaactatgcaggtcagttaagaacaaattcttattttcaatgatggcctaccccgaccaaaccctccccaaacccggacgacgctggaccaattgtgcgccgccctattgcACTTTATTTTGGTTTCATCCAAATATCATCCAATTTCATGAAAAACGTGATTTTTACTGTTCATGACCTTGAACAAAATTTCAACTTACTcctgaaagttgtaatagtagaatgtgcaagttttaaattgggTAGTTCATCAtcagttttcctcttgtcatgtcagtcattacAGACCTATTTATAACATTTCATAAATgtacagatcaactagcccatttTGTTGTAATTGAGttactcaaatatcacatgaacacacaagacatgtagaattgtaggaaattgCCTTTAAAACAGACAAAGAAAATCtgcaccccatgacaaaatgtgtagaattacaggagATAAGCTTTAACCTGCTACAAAAATTAtccaccaacaagaggggtgCATGTAACTCAATTTTCTACAGATATGTTTAAAACTGGTTTCATGAGAATCACCCAGCTAGTAGTAGGCTAAGTAACGTTAGTTATGGCGGTAAAGTCAGGAAGCAGGATAGTAATGTTTTGGTCGATGAATGTTGTCGCTAACCATGTTACAAAAAAGTTATTGGTTTAAATTATATCTTTGACCAATCTCTTTTTATCTCCACAGGAAAGAAGATTTGGAGAGCAATGAGAAGACTGGGAGCGAGGAGGAGAGTGTTGAAAATTCTGAAGATGAAGAGGACGATAAAGAGGTTGGAGAGGGGGCAGCTGAAATGAATGGAGAAAAGACAGCAGAGAGGTCCAAACATTACAGCAGTGGCAGCAAACACAAGAAAAAGAAGCACAAACACCGCAGCAAGCACAAAAAACACAAACACGCCTCCGAAGAGGACAAGGACCGCAAGCGCAAACATAGACACAAACACAAGAAACACAAACGTAAAGATGGCTCTTCTCCATCCGCCCCTGGCGTCAACAGCTCCTTCAGCCACAGAAAAACGGACATATCTCCTGTATCTGATGACAAGGCTTTATTGGAGGAGTTGGAGAAACAGAGGGCCATGATCAAAGCAGAGCTAGACAGCCAGATGATGGAGGGGGGCAAGGTGCAGTCAGGCATGGGCCTCATCCTACAGGGTTATAACTCTGGCTctgaggagggagatggagatgggggggTCCGGAATGGGGAGCAGCACCAGAGGGGCAGCATGGCAAAGCCCCCCTCCCCCAGGGGTAGGAGTGGTAAATCCAGACGGGACACCACAGAAGCAGGCAAGTCCAGCTCCAAGCGCCACAGTCGGAGCAAGTCTAGGGACAAGACTGGCAAGGAGTCCAAGTCAGACAAAACGACCAAAGGCACCAAAAACACTGCTGCCAAAGACCGTGGCTGCAGCAAATCAAAAGAGAGGAAACGTTCCCGGAGCAGGTCCAAAGAGAGAAGCAAGaagtctccttccccctatagcAGGAGATCAGAGCAGAGGGGTGGCCGCTTGGATAAACGCTCTTCGCCCCAGAACGATGACAGACCAAACGCGGTGCACGGCAGCTGGAAGTCCAGATCACGGGAGCGTCCAGGACGATCGGATGCGGAGAAAGAGCCGGACAAGAGGCCGACCAAGTCCCCGTTTAAGGACACCTCGTCAGGGAAAGAGAATCGCTCTCCCCAAAGGCGAGGAGGAAGGGAGCTCAGCAGCCCCCAGAGGAGACGCAGCACCTCCCCACGCTCCACCAGAGACTCCCAACAGGCATCAGCTTCAGCCTCTACCTCCAAACAGGGCTCTCCTTCCAGAGCAGCCAGGTCCCCAGCCAGGAGAGGCAGCAGTCGCTCCATAGACGCCAGGAGGAGGGATGCTGACAGACAGGGCTCCTCACCACTAAGGTCCGTTACTATGGAATAACCTGCAGTCCACCCCCTATTTCTCCAACTTTGAGTcccaatgtttttattttttttaatgagccATCATTTATTTAAGCCTATATTATTATGAAATGTTTATGCAGTGCCTGTTTCTTGTCCCGTACTGAACAGCAGTAGAGGTCTGTACATGGCAAGGGCAACTATTACTTTTGTGTTTTAGGATTGGGCATTAAGAATGTGCTACTATCCACCACTGATCTTTTAAGCTTTCTCTCTCCTACAGGAAGCGAATACGGCCAGAAGCAGGACCAGGGGGTAGAGCGAGGTCACGGGAGACCAGCCCCAGAGGTGCTCCCCAAGGTCGCAGGATGAGCCGCTCTCCCTTCAGAAGAAGGTCTCCCTCGCCCTTCCGGAGACGGAGTAGATCTCCACTGAGACGCAGGTTAGACGAGACAAGCTGAAActttgtgtgtgtggatgagtTGGGCAAAATGGAATCTGCAAGAGTTCTTCCTCAATCCTTCAGAAATGTATTGAGATGATGCCTGCATTATTATTGAAGATACTAGATTCGCATAGCTAGTTCCTTTCCGACTGATTCCCTTTCAGATTCTGTCTGGCTTTATTGATGAAGCTTTAGTGATGTCAGAGTAGGAGGCTCGTAAGCCAAGGTTGTCTAAGGGTTTGTTAAGTGTTTAACAAACCATTCAGAACAACACAAAGCGTTTCCTTTGCTGTGCGCTGCAGGTCACCAGAGAGGGACAGGTACGGCCGTCTCAGACAGTACGGCAGGCGCTCCAACTCCCGGGAccgggacaggaggaggagacatgGCCGGGACGAGGACAAATTCAAGGGCAGCCTCTCTGAGGGCATGAAGGCCGACAAGGAGTCCTCCGAAGAGGAAGTGTGAgtagagggagaacacacacacacaaatgctatACTCTGCAATATGGTAATTCTCTGGGTGATTGTGTGTTCTTGTAAGTGGGTTTATTTTGTGCTCAGGTTCGAGGATTTTGACGGtgaggaggtggatgaagaggctCTCATAGAGCAGCGCCGCCAGCAGCGTCTAGCTATCGTCCAGGTCagttcctctctcactctgctgttGGACTGTCCATAGCTGTTTCAGGGATCCCCAAGTccagtgttttgtttgtttacagACACATCCTCTATTTTTTTCTACTCGGATATGGGAATTTTCACAATTAGATTTTTCATGATACACCGCTGAAATTGTCCCACATCCGGAAAAATAAGATATTCGTTTGGATCTCCATTGTTGTGACCTCTCTATGCCTGAAACCTTTCTCCCCGCGTAGAAATACCGTGGCGGCAACGAGGACAGCATGACGTCTATGGCGTCGGATCCCAGTAGCCCCCAGAGCAGCACGCGGAGCCGCTCGCCCTTACCAGACGACATCCTGGAGCGCGTGGCGGCCGACGTGAAGGAGTACGAGCTGGAGAACCTGGACACGTTTGAGGAGAACATCAAGGCCAAGCAAGGCCTCATCACACAGGAGAAGGATGGTGAGTAAAGGGTCAGGCAAGGTGAAAATATATGCGCCCTATTTCCTACAGTATATGGttgatacaaccatcccagctctgcagattttgctgtgaagagacagaatcaGTAGATTATATGTTTTGGTACTCTCCATATGTTGCCTGTTTTTGGTTGCATGTCCAGGGATGGCTGTACAATTGCAACATTTACTTGGAGCTAACTGCAGAAAGCGCTACTGGGTGAACTGAAAattcatagtcaatcgatcaatattAATACTTTTAGCAAACAtttttatctttaatttacaatctgtagaaactatgacaATAGAAAGgatcagaacttttgtgaaacatcacagaacagttgaaaattatggcaaatagaaatccaatatggatggtgttaagTGACAGATGGAAGGGGTTGattggagctgaagggtgggactaataacaagtgttattatatactgtattatatactgtgtccataaaatgcatatacagttgaagtcggaagtttacttacaccgtagccaaatacatttaaactcagttttcacaattccttacatttaatcctagtaaaaattccctatctgaggtcagttaggatcaccacttaatttttagaatgtgaaatgtcagaataatagtagagagagtgatttatttcagcttttatttctttcatcacattcccagtgggtcagaattgtagtatttggtagcattgcctttaaattgtttaacttgggtctaatgtttcgggtagccttccacaagcctcccacaataagttgggtgaattttggccaattcctcctgacagagctggtgtaactgagtcaagtttataggcctccttgctcacacacgcttttccagttctgcctacaaattctctataggattgaggtcagggatttgtgatggccactgtgatggccaataccttgactttgttgtccttaagccattttgacacaactttggaagtatgcttggggtcattgtccatttggaagacccatttgcgaccaagcgttaacttcatgactgatgtcttgagatgttgcatcaatatatccacatcattttcctgcctcatgatgtcatctattttatggagtgaaccagtccctcctgcagcaaagcacccccctcaacatgatgctgccaccccgtacttcacggttgggatggtgttcttcagcttgcaagcctcccccttttcttccaaacataatgatggtcattatggccaaacagttctatttttgtttcatcagaccagaggacatttccccaaaaagtatgacctttgtccccatgtgcatgcagttgcaaaccgtagtctggcttttttatggcagttttggagcagtggcttctttcttgctgagcggcctttcaggttatgtcgatattggactcgttttactgtggatatagatactttagtacctgtttcctccagcatcttcacaaggtcctttgctgcttttctgagtggtatgacagctgcgtggtcccagtgtgtttatacttgcatactattatttgtacagatgaacatcgtaccttcaggcgtttggaaattgctcccaaggatgaaccagacttgtggaggttttcaattgtttttctgaggtctttgctgatttattttgattttcccatgatgtcatgcaaagaggcgctgagtttgaaggtaggccttgaaatacatccacaggtacacctccaattgactcaaattatgtcaattagcctatcagaagcttctgacggcatgacattattttctggaactttacaagctgtttaaaggcacagtcaacttagtgtatgtaaacctctgacccactggaattgtgatacagtgaaataatcggtctgtaaacaattgttggaatgcactatatagatgtcctaaccgacttgccaaaactatagtttgtggagtggttgaaaaacgagttttaatgactccaatatgtaaacttccgactcaactgtattttatatatttttggtgtgtatataatatatggcaaatagaaactggatggtcttcagagatagatgggaggggttgagggtagaggaaggatagGTGTAAAAACAAACAACGTATAACTATTGTATAATAGcttgtgtccgtaaaatgtatatagtatgtatgaactggaagtagaagcctaagtgttgttcaTTAGTTTAGTCCAATTAGGGAAGGGATCATCGAGTTAGTGGAAAATATAAGAAAACTACAACAAATAAAAAAGAACTGTTCACAACCGCTGTCGCGCAATGTTATTTTAGGGCTTATGTGACACAGCTCACTTGCCAGCAATTTTCCGTCCAATGGGCAACATCAAATGTGAAAAAATACCTTAAGAAATAGGTTGAGATTCTCACGTGGCCCATTACTGGGGTATAACAGTCATATGATAGATGTAGTTTGAAGGGAGCAGACTTAATTTCTTTCAAGCTATTTTTATAGTCAAACTTTTAGGAGTGGGATGTTTTCAGACTGAGAAATATGATGATCAATATTTATTTCCAGGCAATGTAGTGAACTATAGCCAAATCATATTTAGGAAGTACATGTCCCTGGAAAGATAACTGACCTGTGTTTCTATGACCATGCATAGGCTATAGCCTACTATACTTAATTGagaccacacacacgcacctggTCTCGCAGGTATGGCTACTGAACTGGAAGCAGCAGGAATGATGACAGCCACACTTCCTATGTTTTGCATATAGGATATAGCCTACGTTTTAGGAGGACGATTTGCAGGCAGAGACAAAATAAATGGGTAGGCAACACTCACTCACCATAGTAGCCTAACCTATGTGTGCCTTTGCCTTTTCAATGatgattttaaaaatgtattgcaCGTTGACTTATGTTGGTTGAGTGCCCTCCACTTTCCATTATCAGTATTTATTTGCGGACACCAGTAAACTACATTGTAATCATATTTAAGTTAACAGCCACGTGATTCTCCGCTCGTATAGACAGCCTACTCTATTTCCCTGAGACCACACATACTAGGCGCGCTACTAGGGAGTTAGGCTAGTGAAGTTGAATAATGTGGAAAAATATGTGCTTTTAATACAATTCCGGAGGATAACGCATACAAATCAGATAGACGACCGTTTACAAATAATCTGGCGGACAACAAAAGTATTTGCCCGCTC is a genomic window of Oncorhynchus gorbuscha isolate QuinsamMale2020 ecotype Even-year linkage group LG12, OgorEven_v1.0, whole genome shotgun sequence containing:
- the LOC123991049 gene encoding serine/threonine-protein kinase PRP4 homolog isoform X2, producing the protein MADVELEIESTRMNNNGNEHVKEDLESNEKTGSEEESVENSEDEEDDKEVGEGAAEMNGEKTAERSKHYSSGSKHKKKKHKHRSKHKKHKHASEEDKDRKRKHRHKHKKHKRKDGSSPSAPGVNSSFSHRKTDISPVSDDKALLEELEKQRAMIKAELDSQMMEGGKVQSGMGLILQGYNSGSEEGDGDGGVRNGEQHQRGSMAKPPSPRGRSGKSRRDTTEAGKSSSKRHSRSKSRDKTGKESKSDKTTKGTKNTAAKDRGCSKSKERKRSRSRSKERSKKSPSPYSRRSEQRGGRLDKRSSPQNDDRPNAVHGSWKSRSRERPGRSDAEKEPDKRPTKSPFKDTSSGKENRSPQRRGGRELSSPQRRRSTSPRSTRDSQQASASASTSKQGSPSRAARSPARRGSSRSIDARRRDADRQGSSPLRKRIRPEAGPGGRARSRETSPRGAPQGRRMSRSPFRRRSPSPFRRRSRSPLRRRSPERDRYGRLRQYGRRSNSRDRDRRRRHGRDEDKFKGSLSEGMKADKESSEEEVFEDFDGEEVDEEALIEQRRQQRLAIVQKYRGGNEDSMTSMASDPSSPQSSTRSRSPLPDDILERVAADVKEYELENLDTFEENIKAKQGLITQEKDGLKKPSAPDMFTESDDMFEAAIDSARMRAAGVGGKDFKENPNLRDNWTDAEGYYRVNIGETLDKRYDVYGYTGQGMFSNVIRGRDTARAGQDVAVKIIRNNELMQKTGLKELEFLKRLNDADPDDKFHCLRLFRHFYHKQHLCLVFEPLSMNLREVLKKYGKDVGLHIKAVRSYTQQLFLALKLLKRCNILHADIKPDNILVNESKTILKLCDFGSASHVADNDITPYLVSRFYRAPEIRPVPVISGRLVPQPNT
- the LOC123991049 gene encoding serine/threonine-protein kinase PRP4 homolog isoform X1, which translates into the protein MADVELEIESTRMNNNGNEHVKEDLESNEKTGSEEESVENSEDEEDDKEVGEGAAEMNGEKTAERSKHYSSGSKHKKKKHKHRSKHKKHKHASEEDKDRKRKHRHKHKKHKRKDGSSPSAPGVNSSFSHRKTDISPVSDDKALLEELEKQRAMIKAELDSQMMEGGKVQSGMGLILQGYNSGSEEGDGDGGVRNGEQHQRGSMAKPPSPRGRSGKSRRDTTEAGKSSSKRHSRSKSRDKTGKESKSDKTTKGTKNTAAKDRGCSKSKERKRSRSRSKERSKKSPSPYSRRSEQRGGRLDKRSSPQNDDRPNAVHGSWKSRSRERPGRSDAEKEPDKRPTKSPFKDTSSGKENRSPQRRGGRELSSPQRRRSTSPRSTRDSQQASASASTSKQGSPSRAARSPARRGSSRSIDARRRDADRQGSSPLRKRIRPEAGPGGRARSRETSPRGAPQGRRMSRSPFRRRSPSPFRRRSRSPLRRRSPERDRYGRLRQYGRRSNSRDRDRRRRHGRDEDKFKGSLSEGMKADKESSEEEVFEDFDGEEVDEEALIEQRRQQRLAIVQKYRGGNEDSMTSMASDPSSPQSSTRSRSPLPDDILERVAADVKEYELENLDTFEENIKAKQGLITQEKDGLKKPSAPDMFTESDDMFEAAIDSARMRAAGVGGKDFKENPNLRDNWTDAEGYYRVNIGETLDKRYDVYGYTGQGMFSNVIRGRDTARAGQDVAVKIIRNNELMQKTGLKELEFLKRLNDADPDDKFHCLRLFRHFYHKQHLCLVFEPLSMNLREVLKKYGKDVGLHIKAVRSYTQQLFLALKLLKRCNILHADIKPDNILVNESKTILKLCDFGSASHVADNDITPYLVSRFYRAPEIIIGKPYDYSIDMWSVGCTLYELYTGKILFPGSSNNHMIKLAMDLKGKMPNKMIRKGLFKDQHFDQNLNFLYIEVDKVTEREKVTVMSTINPTKDLLCDMVGGQRLPEEQRKKVLILKDLIDGTLMLDPAKRISINQALQHPFIQEKI